From Oncorhynchus masou masou isolate Uvic2021 unplaced genomic scaffold, UVic_Omas_1.1 unplaced_scaffold_3175, whole genome shotgun sequence:
GACTCATCAGGTACCTCGGGTAGGTCAAGCTCTCCCTAAACACacaaagcagacagacagacagggaagtaAAGGAAAAACAGGACTCAAAAGGGACTGTCTCTCATCTATTGCTGTTAGGAGAAGTCAGGTAAGGAACCAGAGAAGTGATACTATCCAGATTGACACAGTCCCTTGCCTTGACAAATGTCTGTAGACTCGGATAAGGCGTCTAACCGTTGAACACAATGGGTGATTTGAGGCTAGTCAGTCACTGTGTGATAAAATCCCTACTTGTGTTCAACGGATAGACGCCATAGGAGAAACTGTATATACCAATTATATGTTAGGAGTCTGCAGCCATGCCTCAGGTCAACAGAGTTACATGATGATAGTTGCTGGCCATCCAGTGTTGTTGAGTAACACAGACTGACCTGAGTAATGGCCTCCAGTTCAGCCAGTACAGCATCTTCATCCTCCTGTGTCAGGGAACCTGCCAGCATCTCATCTATTTCCTGTACAGAGATAAAAAGGTACAAATAAATATGAACAAAAACAGTCATTTCAAAGAGATTTCAATGCCTCTGTAGAAAAAAAACAGTGGAGAACTTACCCTCTGGTATTCAATGCCTTCTTGGGTCTCATCCATAATTCTCTCCACATCCTCGATGGACATTGCCTGATATGAAATAACAAACCGTAAGTACAGGAAAGCCAATGTTTATTCACTGCATATCCATGCGGAATGCTATATTATTTGAATTGCAGATGCACTGAAGGTAAGCAACCGATTTATCTTACTAATTGGCTTATGGAATAGACAAGACATACACAGTATGCTACTTATCGGGTCATAGGGAAGTTGCATAGAGGTCAAACATAGCTCTCTGATACCCTCACATAGAGTACCTCATGCAATGACTTCAGGCAGTCGTTTCCAACTTTAAGGCCTTCAACGACCTTCATCTCAATCTGGGCAAACTCAATGTCTTGACACTATAAAGAAAACAATAAGATCAGAAGGCATTAGTTCAGTACAGGGGTGTATTTACTAGGAACCAAAACAGAACCAAGtggaagcaaatggaacaaaacGGGGAGGGACTTAAatgtgtccaatagaaactcttgtttgttGCAAAGTGTTTTCCGTTTGAAGCAAATCATTTGGCTACGGTGGAAAAAGTTTCTGAAACAGTGTCTGACTAATGAATAGAGACATTTTCTGTTTATCATCAAACGTCTCTTCTGAGTGGTGCGTTGGGaccatacatttttttaacagTTAGTGAGTGATGACCATGAAAACACAAAAGACTGACGGCTATAGCTATGATCAACACGCATATTATTCTTCTGGCTTTATCTAGCTCTATTTGCGAGTGAGTGAATGGTTGGCAAATGTCAGGTATTTACCATTCGCTCCAGGTTGCTTATCTGGTTTTCTGTCTTGTCCAGGAGCTGGTCCTGGTATCTCTTCTTTTTGAGCAAGAGGAGGGCCTTCCTGTTTGAAAACAAATACAGAAATGTGAGAATATTCAATACAACGACAACCAATATAAATGTCCAAATTTCGtaattatatgtattatatatggtCTATGCACATGACAGCTTTCAATCTCAAGTGCTTTAAAGTGACAACCTTCACTTTAGGCAGATCAGGATCACATAGCATTTCTGGTGAGAAGCCAGTCCTTACTCTTTCTTGCCATCTTTCAGCAGCTGCTTGGCTagattcctctccttctccagctgcagGGTGATTCGCTTCTGATACTGCTTTAACTTATCTCTCTGCTGTTTCAGTTGCTGTAATTGACAAGACAGACATTTTAATGCAATTCTTGGAAGACCACTTGTTTCAACACTAAATCGCTTCAGTTCGCTGTCTAGCTTTCCAGTAAAGAACAGTATGTTAGCCCTGGCTCGTAACGTTATGGGTTGGCAGACTGCCCAATTCCGCACTCCTAGCTAACTTACTTTGCTGACCTAACATTAGGCCTAACGTAGACATTATCAAATGTAGTTATAGTATGTTAGAAGGTTGACttgttagctagttggctaacgttagctagctacagtagctaggctaCTTACCAAAACTGCCCTGTCCTGCTCTGTGATTCGTGTGCGTCTCTTTCTGGTGAAAATGTTTCCCATTTTGATTCAACATCCCCGCCACTCTGTGCAGCTATTGAATTGACTTGTCAACAAGTCTATTTCTCAGAAGAACATTGCGTACATTCCAATAGTTTGTGGATCGGTTGACTAACTAAACATCTGATGACTTTGCATGCTAGCTAGTTTACTTCGGTTACCACACCCACAATGTCCAAATTGTTCTATATCGTAAATATTCATGATTATTATATTGTTGGTGCTTTTTTTGGTGTTaatttaaggtcagggttagcaGTGAGGTTAAAGTAGGGTTTTAAAATCAAATTTTAAGaatataaattgtagaaataggcggggtttctgactttgtggctgagGTAACTACTGATGACCGTTTACTTCAAATAAGCTAGCCAGctaatgcaacaacaataaaacACACGTCTAACCAGGAAGTACGGCATTCAGATAGGGACAATTCAGTTGTCACAATGACAAAAACGATAAACCATAGATAGGATACGACCAATGATGTGTATAAACCCTGGTTCGCCGTCATTAtatattggccattgagaggcaTTGAAGCATCCGGTCGTCCATATTGGTTCTCCCCAGTAGgcgcagtcctccataggaatgaatggaattttacagtatttcaatttaacgtttcaaggacaaaattacatgtatttagttTTTGTAATGGTGACAGTAGCATTAGTAATCTTCAAAAAATTGACTAaggattattattatatatatatgtttaaacatttgtttttaaataatgtttagctcacataatataatttaaaagtatgcattaaggtgtctgtaatattaTAAATGTGGTAtaaacaaatgtagacattaatcAATTAATTTATATAGCTTCCAGAATGTGATTTACAACACTCACATCTTCTACTATGATAGATAGTACTCCCTTATTTCTGCATATCATCACCTGTTATAAAATGACCACAAGCCTTGCTAGTTGACTTACTCTTCCACTTTCGACGCACTGAagcatgctgccctgttctgaaagacCGTCAtgttgttcctggatggttgatcATGACGTGTCGTTTTATGAATTTGTTCGTTTTGAGAGACTCATTACTAAGCACTTCCTCACACAAAACACACTGTGGGCGCTCCTCATTATTTCTCAAAGTTtgtaagaaagagagaaaaatgaATCACTGTATTTGTGTTTTCAGGTCAGtctccacctttatcctcgctggctccaccggaacccatgcagattggacgcacatctcccaggctgagagagaccgccagaTGAGGAGCGATGCTGTCTATATTGCAGCTGCAGCCAGACCATTTCCACTCCACGTGTCCGGGCTCCAGGGGAAGCGAACTGTTCTGTGCAGGCCTGGGAGGACTGTGGcaggaaacataacctcctcccatccacccAACTCCCGCCTGCTCAACCACGAGCTTccccttcaagccttggtagactctggagccgcgggtaacttcatggatggtgtctgggcggcgaaggagaatggcgttcccctCTGAACCtttaagtgaccccatgagggttactacgttggatggaagccctttgggatctggacttgtcactcgtGTCACTACCCCCTTGCGACTTTCAGACTTTCAAAAGGATGAacctttgtggtggaggtagacgcatcagaggttggtgttgaaccgtcctgtctcagaggtactcctctcgcctcacctgtcacccgggcgtaggtcgaccttggagttcatccagccaAATTCCTGGTCGCCCACCATAAAAGAAGATGTTGCCACTTTCGTCaggcctgccccgtgtgctgccagggcaaatcttctcacctccgccctcaaaggactccttcaccctttacctgttccccaccgaccctggtcccatatctcgttggactttattactggccttcctccatcccatggtaatactactatcctagtcatcatcgacaggttttctaaggtggccaggttcgtccctctgccaaggaaacggctgagttggtaattaaccatgtgttccgagtcttcggcattcctcaagatatggtttccgacagaggtccccagttcgcctcaaggttttggaaggccttctgccaactcatagGGGCcactgccagtctatcttcagggtaccacccggagtccaacggccaaacagagaggatgaatcaagagctgaaACCGCCCTCAGATGTATGACCCTTAACAACCCGTACACATGGTCGTCCTtcattgtttgggccgaatacgcgcacaacaccttgcgctctcCTCTACTGGTATGTCCCGCACGAGAGTCAGTAtggctatgcccctccattgttcccggaccaggaggcagaagtcagagtgccttcagccttgaagttcgtcagacgctgtcggcttacgtggaggaagacccgtcttaatcttctGCGTTCCTCACAGCcataccaacaacaagccaacagacgtggccgtcgggcctaccctgcgccccggccagagagtctggctctccacaaaaAACGTACCGCTACGgttggagtctcgcaagctgtcccagaaaTACATTGGTCCCTTTAAGGTTTCCAGGAGAGTGAACCCCGTTTcatatcgcctacacttacccctgatcccttaagattaatcccacatttcacatttccttattaaaacctgttgttttttctccccttgtcccggcagacagacctcccactGCGCCCCGTGTCAtcggaggccagccggcttataccgtccatcggatactggattcctgCCGGGTGCAGcagtcctggcagtatctggtggactgggaagggttCCTGCCAAGgaacatactggaccctgacctcatttgacagttcagggccctccaccccgagaaAGCTGGTAGGatcgtcaggagccgttcctagggggattcagTCAGGATTtagccagggttgttccggttttggtcactagatgcccccattgtgatttttgaccatttttgacccttttgttttcccttgttcccagttattatttgcacctgtgcctcatttcccttgattgtatttaaacccttagttttcctcagttctttgctctgtgtttgtatgttagcacccagccatGCTGTGAACTTTTGTTTCTCTAGTTGGATTTTCTTGAGGTACTCtggttttgttcttgtttatttttattattcTTTTGAGGTTTTTTTTTGCCCTGCTGTTCTTACCACTTTGTGGATTTTCCTTGTGTCTTGGAGGATATACATTTTTTCTCTTGGAATTACTTTTGACGATTTATATATTTGCCTGAAAGATCTTTTCCTTCTTTCTTTTTAAATGACCATCtctagtactgctgtgtctgcctcatcttctgggttctgccgactattagtggctcagtttactaagtgactgtttctcacaccggAGACCCGAGTTTGTAACCGGGACCTGATTtaaatgcactattgtaagtggctgttccactggatgtcagaaggtgaattcaccaatttgtagagtcgctctggataagagcgtctgctaaatgacttaaatgtaaatgtctgacaAGCTGGCATCATTTTATTGGATATATTCAAAGttatgtcaattgaaaaaaggtcaaactaAACAAAGTACAGCTAGTTTGCAgtgtttccagcttcagtttgaagttattgtgttagctgtgttgttggctggctCCTCTGGACAAGTGTCCTGACTAGTGAGCCTGTTTTCTGTGCCAGGCAAAATCACACCTTATTAGCTCATTGTTGTGGATGACTCAAATAAATgccactagaaaacagctttaaCAAATGCGCTACGTTGTTATTCAGGCTGCacttttgacgtgactgtaaattagccgtagttggatagctagcaagcaagggataagagcACGTTTAGAACCAGCGACTGGGTCGCTTCTATAGATGCAGAATAAAAAGATTCATCTGAATTGCTTAAGGCTTACGTTTGGGTGGAATAACCAACAACATAATCATTTATTAAACAACTACATGGTGAACGGGCATCTTAAAAGATCTAACTTGTAATACTCACTCCTTTAAACAGGTACATTCTTAATGAACAGTGCTAACACTGTCTCTGATAGTGAGCGCACCCTGTGCCCAAAAGTAATTGTAATAAACCATTCACTCCTTTAAACAGGTACATTCTTAATGAACAGTGCTAACACAGACTCTGATAACTTTGAATACCAATAATGAGAGGCGTGACttgtgactccaacctaagtgtatgtaaacgtctgacttcaactgtaggtgccATACCAGCGGTggtgagagagtagagagcaggTTGACGATACCAAACCAATGAAATAGGCTACGAAAGGTAAACATAAAATAAATACCAGACTCCAGCGTTTGTTATATCGTGTTTTCCAAATTATTTTGTTATCTTGTGatattatacagttgaagttggaagtttacatactgtcacgccctggtcttagtattttgtgtttcttcatctatttggtcaggccagagtgtgacatgggtttttgtatgtggtgtgttttgtcttgttttttggggggattgtagcttagtggggtttctaggttagtctatggctgtctgaagtggtcctcaatcagagaggcaggtgtttatcgttgtctctgattgggaaccatatttaggcagccatattctttgattgtttcgtgggtgattgtccttgttcctgttctgtgtcactttgcaccagtataggctgttttcagtttgtgttacgtttattgttttttttgtatttgattcgtgtttactttgtttcattaaaacatgaatcgcAATATACAttcgcattttggtccgactctccttcgcatatagaaaaccgttacatacacttaggttggagtgattaaaacttgtttttcaaccactccacaaatttcttgttaacaaactgttgttttggcaagtcggacaTCTACTTAGtgcgacacaagtcatttttccagcaattgtttacagacagattatttcacttataattagctgtatcacaattccagtgggtcagaagtttacatgcgctaagttgactgtgcctttaaacagcttgtacaATTCCAaagaattatgtcatggctttagaagcttctgatagtctaattgacatcatttgagtcaattggaggtgtacttgtggatgtatttcaaggccaaccttcaaactcagtgcttctctgcttgacatcatgggaaaatcaaaagaaatcagccaaggccaCAGAAGataaattggagacctccacaagtctgattcatccttgggagcaatttctaaatgcctgaaggtaccacgttaatctgtacaaacaatagtacacaagtataaacaccatgggaccactgcagccgtcacaccgctcaggaaggaaatgcgttctgtctcctagagatgaacctactttggtgggaaaagtgcaaatcaatcccagaacaacagaaaggaccttgtgaagatgctggaggaaacaggtacaaaagtatctatatccacagtaaaacgagtcctatatcgacaaggaagaagccactgctccactgctccaaaaccgccataaaaaagccagactactgtttgcaactccacatgggggcagagatcgtactttttggataaatgtactcttgtctgttgaaacaaaaattgaattgtttggccataatgaccatcattatgttaggaggaaaaacgAGAAGGCTTgcagccgaagaacaccatcccaaccatgaagcacggggggtggcaacatcatgttgtggggtgctttgctgtagagggactggtacacttcacaaaatagatggcatcatgaggagggaaaactatgtggatatattgaagcaacatctcaagacagtcaggaagttaaagcttggtctcaaatggaaTGGGTCTTcctaatggacaatgaccccaagcatacttccaaagttgtggcaaaatggcttatgacaacaaagtcaaggtattggagtggccatcacaaagcctgacctcaatcctatagaacatttgtgggcagaactgaaaatgtgtgtgcgagcaaggaggtctacaaacctggcgcagttacaccagctctgtcaggaggaatgggccagaattacttattgtgggaagcgttggaaggctaccctaaatgtttgacccaagttaaacaatttaaaggcaatactaccatatactaattgagtgtatgtaaagttctgacccactgggaatgtgatgaaagaaataaaagctgaaataaatcattctctgtactattattctgacatttcatattcttcaaataaagtggtgatcctaactgacctaaaacagggaatttttactaggattgaatgtcaggtattgtgaaaaaactgagtttaaatgtaattggctaaggtgtatgtaaacttcctacttcaactgtaaatagcaAGTGTTTGTAGCAAACAATTTGTTTGGGAGTAGAAACAGAAGAAAGTAGTTCACAGGCAGGCACATTGTCACAAGGCCTATTTGACCCCAGAAGAAGTCATTCAGCAAGAGGTATTGTCATAGAAAATAATTGTGTGCTTCTGTTTGGATACAGTGGTTACATGCATAAAACCCAGCGGTTAAATGTTACCAATTTGAATATCATTTTTGCTACCCCTCGTCCTTCTCACGCCTGGCTTGTGAAGAAGTTGCTAGGGTCTCAACACAAGCTCCATGTAGATGCGTTGTATTGCCTCCCGTCTGCAAATTGTACAAATTGAACATCGTTTCCAATTTTAGTAGTAGACTAAACTGTTACGCCAACATCGGTCTCCTTTTTGGTGACATTACACCGGCTTTCAGATTAGATTTTTATTACTGAATGGGACAAACCAGGAAGTGATCTGTATAATACGTGCATTTCATTTGTGTGAAGAATTAATGAAATAACAGTTTTGAAACGTCTCTCTTAATTTGTATCGGTGGActgtaatgtgtgtttgtgttgtatcAGTGGTATTGTGTTGAATTTCCTTTAACCACGACTGTGAATAGCAGAGACCCGGAAGGGAACCGTTTTCTTCCATTGGTATTACACTCTGGTTTCTCGTCAGATCGCATAAATATTTCACCTTGGTTGTCCCAGTTCCAGCCCCAGCACCAACCCTGGCATCGACCACCACAACTGCCCCTTCATTCAGTCTCTGCCAGCTCAGAACCCACCCCTTCCCATCCCCTCCCCAACACAAATAAACCGTCAACCACTTCAACAGACTGATGATGGTTACATGTTATTTGATCGAAtgcatttgtttttattttattattgtaTTTTATTAACTTAAGTTGGATTGATTATTTCTTGTTTGAATTATTTATTACTTTGAAGTTTGTACCTCATTTGATTATAAATGTCAACATGTAATTCATCTTTGACCTTTTACTAAAGATTTCCGTGAGAGGAACATTATGATTATCAATTAAATGGTCTCACGGCTGGGCTTTCTACACTTGTTAATAGTGAACTCTCTATAGCAGAGAATTTAATTAACCTGGGTGGTCTATCTATTTGGATAACTTTCCAGTTGCAGCATTTACATTGGGAGTGCTCAGGGTCAGAGTTTTGGTGTGTGTTAGTACAAATCTGGGCAACTTCATGCGTGGTTTGAAAAAGTGGGGTAGGTGGCAAATTCTATCTAATTCAAATGATACACTGTAAAACATTTcctgttgtttttacaatatacagGCTGCTAGTTGCCTGTACGTTACCGTAAAATGaagtacagtatgttactgtaagGGATTTTACAGTACCCAGGACTTACCTTTTTTGCTGTTGTTTTTACTGTAACTTACAGGCAACTGGCTTCCTGTAAGTTAAAGTACAGT
This genomic window contains:
- the LOC135534233 gene encoding charged multivesicular body protein 6-like; this translates as MGNIFTRKRRTRITEQDRAVLQLKQQRDKLKQYQKRITLQLEKERNLAKQLLKDGKKEKALLLLKKKRYQDQLLDKTENQISNLERMCQDIEFAQIEMKVVEGLKVGNDCLKSLHEAMSIEDVERIMDETQEGIEYQREIDEMLAGSLTQEDEDAVLAELEAITQGELDLPEVPDESLPDIPEAADEEPVPGQERERPRKKQERGMLAV